The following are encoded in a window of Kitasatospora sp. NBC_01250 genomic DNA:
- a CDS encoding DHA2 family efflux MFS transporter permease subunit has translation MGSPAPRADERPAGGSPWKTLVAVSVGSFMTILDATVVNVAVHALQETYAAPTAEVQWVVSGYALALGIATPLAGELGERFGAKRVFLASLFAFAFASLLCGLAPTLGLLIAARVLQGLAGGFALPLGSARLFTAFPPERRGVAFGAFGLVLVFAPMIGPLVGGVFVDAGLISWIFFINVPIGLLGVLLGSRFLAPDEPRPTTPPRVDRASVAAVCPGFGGLLLGASLLGSGNGRGALVAFGVGALALGFLVLHQLRGSGPGLFDFRLYRVRTYGIGSAINALSQVPFFGTQFLLPLSIQVVHGSSALDAGLALLPLAISSGATGLLGGRIRDRLGPRLPMTLGFLLLAGGIALLRTYAADPAPAALIGPLVLAGAGAGVIPPLTQVTALGEVPRAAVARGISLLQATQRVCQALSVAVLATIVARAVSGLGSARADSPGYRAHFATGVAAGYTLAMVLALCCAVLATLLPGWPARTATGAGAADGQDTDVDRVPSVGG, from the coding sequence ATGGGCTCCCCCGCGCCCCGCGCCGACGAGCGCCCCGCCGGCGGCTCGCCCTGGAAGACGCTGGTCGCGGTCTCGGTGGGCTCCTTCATGACCATCCTGGACGCCACGGTGGTCAACGTCGCCGTCCACGCGCTCCAGGAGACCTACGCGGCGCCGACCGCCGAGGTGCAGTGGGTGGTCAGCGGCTACGCGCTCGCGCTCGGCATCGCCACCCCGCTGGCCGGCGAGCTGGGCGAGCGCTTCGGCGCCAAACGGGTCTTCCTCGCCTCGCTGTTCGCCTTCGCGTTCGCCTCGCTGCTCTGCGGGCTGGCGCCGACCCTGGGCCTGCTGATCGCGGCCCGGGTGCTCCAGGGCCTGGCGGGCGGCTTCGCCCTGCCGCTCGGCTCGGCCCGGCTCTTCACCGCGTTCCCGCCCGAGCGACGGGGCGTGGCCTTCGGCGCCTTCGGGCTGGTGCTGGTCTTCGCCCCGATGATCGGGCCGCTGGTCGGCGGCGTCTTCGTGGACGCCGGTCTGATCAGCTGGATCTTCTTCATCAACGTGCCGATCGGCCTGCTCGGCGTCCTGCTCGGCAGCCGGTTCCTGGCCCCGGACGAGCCACGCCCGACCACCCCGCCCCGGGTGGACCGGGCGAGCGTGGCCGCCGTCTGCCCGGGCTTCGGCGGGCTGCTGCTGGGCGCCTCGCTGCTCGGCTCCGGCAACGGGCGCGGTGCGCTGGTCGCCTTCGGCGTGGGCGCCTTGGCGCTCGGCTTCCTGGTGCTGCACCAACTGCGCGGTTCGGGCCCCGGCCTGTTCGACTTCCGGCTCTACCGGGTGCGCACCTACGGGATCGGCAGCGCGATCAACGCGCTCAGCCAAGTGCCGTTCTTCGGCACGCAGTTCCTGCTCCCGCTGAGCATCCAGGTGGTGCACGGGTCGAGCGCGCTGGACGCGGGGCTGGCCCTGCTGCCACTGGCGATCAGCTCCGGTGCCACCGGGCTGCTCGGCGGGCGGATCCGCGACCGGCTCGGCCCCCGGCTGCCGATGACCCTCGGCTTCCTGCTGCTGGCCGGCGGCATCGCGCTGCTGCGCACGTACGCCGCCGACCCCGCCCCCGCCGCGCTGATCGGACCGCTGGTGCTGGCCGGCGCCGGCGCCGGGGTGATCCCGCCGCTGACCCAGGTCACGGCGCTGGGCGAGGTCCCGCGTGCGGCCGTCGCCCGCGGAATTTCCCTGCTCCAGGCCACCCAGCGGGTCTGCCAGGCGCTCAGCGTGGCGGTGCTGGCCACCATCGTGGCGCGCGCGGTGAGCGGCCTGGGCAGCGCCCGCGCGGACAGCCCCGGCTACCGCGCGCACTTCGCCACCGGGGTGGCCGCGGGCTACACGCTGGCCATGGTGCTGGCGCTCTGTTGCGCGGTGCTGGCCACGCTGCTGCCCGGCTGGCCGGCCCGCACCGCCACCGGCGCCGGGGCCGCCGACGGCCAGGACACGGACGTGGACCGGGTGCCGAGCGTGGGCGGTTGA
- a CDS encoding helix-turn-helix transcriptional regulator produces the protein MATEHRDQARAAGAVHPEPVRGEQAGPPLRGRAEELALLDRLVERTLSSCRAAVARISGPGGAGRSRLLREGELLAAARGFRIARLTAPPPAPLTAPGWTQSAWRSVPLGAAGPLAALVPVLARALEVRVPSGAEEWDEPQAGRALLGLLDGRLQQGPLLLSCDGGAGWPALLGQLVAARRGAPLLLLTTGHEGHPPGLRQWPGPGPGPGERSGPEDGQLLRLVLGPLSAVAVGQLCADLLGAPPDSGLAALLGLARGRPGEVFELLGALERDGALRPGADPLQLSAGAADGGPADGGPPRRLGELIARRLCAAPGRVRLLLEAAAVLGPASLPDEVAQMLDEPVSALVPVFREAARTGLAHCESEYLTFRHELVRSALLAGLPPAVRAAMHRQALAVQLAGGRSAVAVAPHLLHGAYRGDPVTGPLLRLAAAQSLARDPATAAELALRGLDVLGVGEGLGDGLDEGLGERLLAEPEAGAGPGAAGAPDAAGDGALAAAELSALAAEACVRSGALDRGRSLAEAALARPAVPVAAAARLRIALADALMLLDRPAGALALAERAAGDRGIPSTVRQEALLTQAAALAQGPGEPHRELARLLRRAHTQGLDLRAAVRLADGVLAWRAGRPEAALQLGQEAVALAAQGCATAWHTPAEPIRALLLVQAGCPDEAAAAIDPTAADGSASSGPAASSGPVAARRPVTVGPFVPELIRRIVLARLALAEGALQRADAEAHAALRLAERAATPHCAALARRVLATVAVHRGDHPAAVEHTAALRATAAAQRPVPPQTPAPGLGADPATAAAWFEAQLLAADGDLGPVGHALKELAADEAALGRLTLDEPACVPWLVRAALAAGEPERAAAVLAAVRRLAEANPAVPALRPAAEHARGLLEHDPRALAVAARDHRDAWARASAAEDLGVLLGPADRPRAVRSLGQALEAYQRLGAERDAARARRRLRALGVRRRHWTRAEPSPATGWASLTRTERTVAGHAAAGLTNRQIAARMFLSPHTVAFHLRQIFRKLGIHSRLELALRAPAE, from the coding sequence GTGGCCACGGAGCACCGCGACCAGGCGCGCGCGGCCGGCGCCGTCCACCCCGAGCCGGTTCGCGGTGAGCAGGCCGGACCGCCGCTGCGCGGGCGGGCCGAAGAACTGGCCCTGCTCGACCGGCTGGTGGAGCGCACCCTGAGCAGCTGCCGCGCCGCCGTCGCCCGGATCAGCGGGCCCGGCGGGGCGGGCAGGTCCCGGTTGCTGCGCGAGGGCGAACTGCTGGCCGCCGCCCGCGGCTTCCGGATCGCCCGGCTCACCGCGCCGCCTCCCGCACCCCTGACCGCCCCCGGGTGGACGCAGTCCGCCTGGCGGTCGGTCCCGCTCGGCGCCGCCGGGCCGCTGGCGGCGCTGGTGCCCGTGCTCGCCCGGGCGCTGGAGGTCCGGGTGCCCTCGGGCGCCGAGGAGTGGGACGAGCCGCAGGCCGGCCGGGCGCTGCTCGGGCTGCTGGACGGCCGGCTCCAGCAGGGCCCGCTGCTGCTGAGCTGTGACGGCGGGGCGGGCTGGCCGGCGCTGCTCGGGCAGCTGGTGGCGGCCCGGCGCGGTGCTCCCCTGCTACTGCTGACCACCGGGCACGAGGGCCACCCGCCGGGCCTGCGGCAGTGGCCGGGGCCGGGGCCGGGGCCGGGAGAGCGGTCCGGTCCGGAGGACGGACAGCTGCTGCGGCTGGTGCTCGGGCCGCTGTCGGCGGTGGCCGTCGGGCAGCTCTGCGCCGACCTGCTGGGCGCACCCCCGGACAGCGGCCTGGCAGCGCTGCTCGGCCTGGCCCGGGGCCGGCCGGGCGAGGTGTTCGAACTGCTCGGGGCGCTGGAGCGGGACGGCGCGCTGCGGCCCGGCGCGGACCCGCTCCAGCTGTCCGCCGGCGCAGCGGACGGCGGCCCGGCGGACGGCGGCCCGCCGCGCCGTCTCGGCGAGCTGATCGCGCGTCGGCTCTGCGCGGCGCCGGGCCGGGTGCGGCTGCTGTTGGAGGCCGCCGCCGTGCTCGGTCCGGCGAGCCTGCCGGACGAGGTGGCGCAGATGCTGGACGAGCCGGTGAGCGCGCTGGTCCCGGTCTTCCGCGAGGCGGCCCGCACGGGGCTGGCGCACTGCGAGAGCGAGTACCTGACGTTCCGGCACGAGCTGGTGCGAAGTGCCCTGCTGGCCGGGCTGCCGCCGGCGGTGCGGGCCGCCATGCACCGTCAGGCGCTGGCCGTCCAACTGGCCGGCGGGCGCTCGGCCGTCGCCGTCGCTCCGCACCTGCTGCACGGGGCCTACCGCGGCGACCCCGTCACCGGTCCGCTGCTGCGGCTGGCGGCGGCCCAGTCACTGGCCCGCGACCCGGCGACGGCGGCCGAGCTGGCGCTGCGCGGGCTGGACGTGCTCGGGGTGGGCGAAGGGCTGGGCGACGGCCTGGACGAGGGGCTGGGCGAGAGGCTGCTCGCAGAACCTGAGGCGGGTGCGGGCCCGGGCGCGGCGGGTGCGCCGGACGCGGCGGGCGACGGGGCGCTCGCGGCGGCGGAGCTGTCCGCGCTCGCCGCCGAGGCCTGCGTACGCTCCGGCGCGCTGGACCGGGGCCGTTCGCTGGCCGAGGCCGCGCTGGCCCGCCCCGCCGTGCCGGTGGCCGCCGCCGCCCGGCTGCGGATCGCGCTGGCCGACGCGCTGATGCTGCTCGACCGGCCCGCCGGGGCGCTGGCCCTGGCGGAACGGGCGGCCGGTGATCGGGGCATCCCCTCGACGGTGCGCCAGGAGGCGCTGCTCACCCAGGCCGCGGCGCTCGCCCAGGGGCCCGGCGAGCCGCACCGGGAGCTGGCCCGGCTGCTGCGCCGGGCACACACCCAGGGGCTCGACCTGCGGGCGGCGGTCCGGCTCGCCGACGGGGTCCTCGCCTGGCGGGCGGGGCGGCCCGAGGCGGCGCTGCAGCTCGGGCAGGAGGCGGTGGCGCTGGCCGCGCAGGGCTGCGCGACCGCCTGGCACACCCCGGCCGAGCCGATCCGGGCGCTGCTGCTGGTCCAGGCCGGCTGCCCGGACGAGGCCGCGGCGGCGATCGACCCGACGGCGGCCGACGGGTCGGCGTCGAGTGGCCCGGCAGCGTCGAGCGGCCCGGTTGCGGCGCGCCGGCCGGTGACGGTCGGCCCGTTCGTCCCGGAGCTGATCCGGCGGATCGTGCTGGCCCGGCTGGCGCTGGCCGAGGGCGCCCTGCAGCGGGCGGACGCCGAGGCCCATGCCGCGCTGCGGCTGGCCGAGCGAGCGGCCACCCCGCACTGCGCGGCGCTGGCCCGGCGGGTGCTGGCCACGGTGGCGGTCCACCGCGGCGACCACCCGGCCGCCGTCGAGCACACCGCCGCGCTGCGCGCCACGGCGGCGGCCCAGCGGCCCGTCCCGCCGCAGACGCCCGCTCCGGGCCTCGGCGCCGACCCCGCGACCGCGGCGGCCTGGTTCGAGGCCCAGCTGCTGGCGGCCGACGGCGACCTCGGCCCGGTGGGCCACGCGCTCAAGGAGCTGGCCGCCGACGAGGCCGCCCTCGGCCGGCTGACCCTGGACGAACCGGCCTGCGTGCCCTGGCTGGTGCGCGCGGCGCTGGCCGCCGGTGAGCCGGAGCGGGCCGCCGCGGTGCTGGCCGCGGTGCGGCGGCTGGCCGAGGCCAACCCGGCGGTGCCCGCTCTGCGGCCCGCCGCGGAGCACGCGCGCGGGCTGCTGGAGCACGACCCGCGGGCGCTGGCGGTCGCCGCCCGCGACCACCGGGACGCCTGGGCCCGCGCCTCGGCGGCCGAGGACCTCGGCGTCCTGCTCGGCCCGGCGGACCGCCCCCGGGCGGTGCGCAGCCTGGGCCAGGCGTTGGAGGCCTACCAGCGTCTTGGCGCCGAACGGGATGCGGCTCGGGCCCGGCGGCGGCTGCGCGCCCTCGGCGTGCGGCGGCGGCACTGGACCCGGGCCGAGCCGAGCCCGGCCACCGGGTGGGCGAGCCTGACCCGGACCGAGCGCACGGTGGCGGGGCATGCCGCCGCCGGGCTGACGAACCGGCAGATCGCCGCCCGGATGTTCCTCTCGCCGCACACCGTCGCCTTCCACCTGCGGCAGATCTTCCGCAAGCTGGGCATCCACTCCCGGCTGGAGCTGGCCCTGCGCGCGCCGGCCGAGTGA
- a CDS encoding carbohydrate ABC transporter permease has protein sequence MAQLSKRSRRINRPREGWAGWLYTAPALLIFSVFIIGPTAYTLYISTFHWNTLNPSMSTFIGTDNYRQLFQSTSPSFLTSAWNSLYYCGAMVIGGTAISLALALLLQRGGRALTAARIAVFAPHATPIVATSLAWVWLFNPQFGLVDMVLKDLHLPVSQFLFSSTWAMPSVIVYSLWHEVGFTVVLFLGGLAVVSSELSEAARMDGASARQEFWYVTWPQLRPVTLFSIVITSISSLQAFTQFYEMSHGGPAYATTTLSYLLYQEAFVLFDTGYGAALAVVLFIVTAAFTVLQRRIGGRLAADF, from the coding sequence ATGGCGCAGTTGAGCAAGCGGTCCCGCCGGATCAACCGGCCGCGTGAGGGGTGGGCCGGCTGGTTGTACACGGCGCCGGCGCTGTTGATCTTCTCGGTCTTCATCATCGGACCGACCGCCTACACGCTGTACATCAGCACCTTCCACTGGAACACCCTCAACCCCTCGATGTCGACCTTCATCGGGACGGACAACTACCGGCAGCTCTTCCAGTCCACCTCGCCCAGCTTCCTGACCAGCGCCTGGAACTCGCTCTACTACTGCGGCGCGATGGTGATCGGCGGCACCGCGATATCCCTGGCGCTGGCCCTGCTGCTGCAGCGCGGCGGGCGGGCGCTGACCGCCGCCCGGATCGCCGTCTTCGCACCGCACGCGACGCCGATCGTGGCCACCTCGCTCGCCTGGGTCTGGCTCTTCAACCCGCAGTTCGGCCTGGTGGACATGGTCCTCAAGGACCTGCACCTGCCGGTCTCGCAGTTCCTCTTCTCCAGCACCTGGGCGATGCCCTCGGTGATCGTCTACAGCCTCTGGCACGAGGTGGGCTTCACCGTCGTGCTCTTCCTCGGCGGCCTGGCCGTGGTCTCTTCCGAACTCAGCGAGGCCGCCCGGATGGACGGCGCCAGCGCCCGCCAGGAGTTCTGGTACGTCACCTGGCCGCAGCTGCGCCCCGTGACGCTCTTCTCGATCGTGATCACCAGCATCAGCTCGCTGCAGGCCTTCACCCAGTTCTACGAGATGAGCCACGGCGGCCCGGCCTACGCCACCACCACCCTCAGCTACCTCCTCTACCAGGAGGCGTTCGTGCTGTTCGACACCGGCTACGGCGCCGCCCTCGCGGTGGTGCTGTTCATCGTGACCGCCGCCTTCACGGTGCTCCAGCGCCGGATCGGCGGCCGCCTGGCCGCGGACTTCTGA
- a CDS encoding FAD-dependent monooxygenase: MSDAPLHEATPHSPTAPSTGPEQETEVLIVGGGPVGLTLALDLRAHGVACVVLEAGDGSVSHPKVSNIGPRSMEYYRRWGLADRIRSAGWPPEHTLDSAWVTRVGGHEVYRLRFGSALTRPPFRHTPEPDAICPQHWLSPLLADAVGHHPHGPLRLRCRLDGFTQDQDGVTATATDLARQRSTTLRARYLIACDGAASPVRKACAIPAPARFPTQVFRNILFRAPELRAQLGERNALFYFLLLSDTLRFPMRAMDGDGLFRLSVRVDGSAQAAAPAIELLRRAIALDTPIEVLSDHEWHLTHRVAEEFRHGRVLLVGDSAHTLSPSGGFGLNTGLAAAANLGWKVAAALAGWAGPGLLDSYRAERRPVAVEAVEEANRNLARTMGRELPAALHEDGPRGELARAELARRLEESAVRREFDAPMIHMGYRYESAIVLPDRVPADPDEPLDRPNSRPGSRAPHAWLAPGHSVLDLFGRGFQLLDFTAQGREPAQLDGVVRAFADRRVPLTVTGCADKEMADLYRRRFVLVRPDGHVAWRDDEAPRDPGVLADAVRGAR, translated from the coding sequence ATGAGCGACGCACCCCTGCACGAAGCGACCCCCCACTCACCGACCGCGCCATCGACCGGGCCGGAGCAGGAGACCGAGGTGCTGATCGTCGGCGGCGGCCCGGTCGGCCTGACCCTGGCGCTGGACCTGCGTGCCCACGGCGTGGCCTGCGTGGTGCTCGAAGCGGGCGACGGCTCGGTCAGCCACCCCAAGGTCAGCAACATCGGCCCGCGCTCGATGGAGTACTACCGGCGCTGGGGCCTGGCGGACCGGATCCGGTCGGCCGGCTGGCCGCCCGAGCACACCCTGGACAGTGCCTGGGTCACCCGGGTCGGCGGCCACGAGGTCTACCGGCTGCGGTTCGGCAGCGCGCTGACCCGCCCGCCGTTCCGGCACACCCCCGAGCCGGACGCGATCTGCCCGCAGCACTGGCTCTCGCCGCTGCTCGCCGACGCGGTCGGCCACCACCCCCACGGGCCGCTGCGGCTGCGCTGCCGGCTGGACGGCTTCACCCAGGACCAGGACGGCGTCACCGCCACCGCCACCGACCTGGCCCGGCAGCGGAGCACCACCCTGCGGGCCCGCTACCTGATCGCCTGCGACGGCGCCGCCTCGCCGGTCCGCAAGGCCTGTGCGATCCCGGCGCCCGCCCGCTTCCCCACCCAGGTGTTCCGCAACATCCTGTTCCGGGCTCCCGAACTGCGCGCCCAACTCGGCGAGCGCAACGCGCTCTTCTACTTCCTGCTGCTCTCGGACACGCTGCGCTTCCCGATGCGCGCGATGGACGGCGACGGGCTGTTCCGGCTCTCGGTGCGGGTCGACGGCAGCGCGCAGGCGGCGGCTCCCGCGATCGAGCTGCTGCGCCGGGCGATCGCCCTGGACACCCCGATCGAGGTGCTCTCCGACCACGAGTGGCACCTCACCCACCGGGTGGCCGAGGAGTTCCGGCACGGGCGGGTGCTGCTGGTGGGCGACAGCGCCCACACCCTGTCGCCCTCCGGCGGCTTCGGGTTGAACACCGGGCTGGCCGCCGCCGCCAACCTGGGCTGGAAGGTGGCCGCTGCGCTGGCCGGCTGGGCCGGCCCTGGGCTGCTGGACAGCTACCGCGCCGAGCGCCGGCCGGTGGCCGTCGAGGCGGTCGAGGAGGCCAACCGCAACCTGGCCCGCACCATGGGCCGCGAGCTGCCGGCCGCTCTGCACGAGGACGGGCCGCGCGGCGAGCTGGCCCGCGCGGAGCTGGCCCGGCGGCTCGAAGAGAGCGCGGTGCGGCGGGAGTTCGACGCCCCGATGATCCACATGGGCTACCGGTACGAGTCGGCGATCGTGCTGCCGGACCGGGTGCCGGCCGACCCGGACGAGCCGCTGGACCGGCCCAACAGCCGCCCGGGCTCCCGCGCACCGCACGCCTGGCTGGCCCCAGGGCACTCCGTCCTGGACCTGTTCGGCCGGGGCTTCCAGCTGCTCGACTTCACCGCGCAGGGCCGCGAACCGGCGCAACTGGACGGAGTGGTGCGGGCGTTCGCCGACCGAAGGGTCCCGCTGACGGTCACCGGCTGCGCCGACAAGGAGATGGCCGACCTCTACCGGCGCCGCTTCGTGCTGGTCCGCCCCGACGGCCACGTCGCCTGGCGCGACGACGAGGCGCCGCGCGACCCGGGCGTACTGGCGGACGCGGTACGGGGTGCCCGGTGA
- a CDS encoding amidohydrolase family protein → MNHQQQASDTGASPQVIALIGGRLVDGTGAPPSASGVILIEHGVLTRLAPDGATEIPPGAEIVHCEGQSILPGLIDSHTHVERDIPDVLGAFLRDGVTSIGNTGSGPQLVPQLRAAGREPGAARTFLAGPAITAPGGYPVIRGDGSAARGVDSLPQAVAAVDELAALGVDFIKITQEPFDFDFRHPGHLPVLEPELIKAVARRAAEHGLPVRSHVHHADQLEVALAAGVTSVEHLLFPLPPDVGHVELQRTGALHLSALPDLARQLDAMVEQGIYLVPTIGNELAGIRMGLPELGEAALREIEAFMVAVLARFVAAGGTVALGSDWVGLPGVPPGLPRGELRYLLAAGLSPLQVIESATRHAAAVCGQRETLGVLAPGRRADLLVVGGDPSTDLAALDDLRLIVKDGRIVHRAGAPEVPRQAASADHAAPFRPAG, encoded by the coding sequence TTGAACCACCAGCAGCAGGCTTCCGACACCGGAGCATCACCGCAGGTCATCGCCCTAATCGGCGGCCGCCTGGTGGACGGCACGGGCGCGCCGCCCAGCGCCAGTGGCGTCATTCTGATCGAACACGGCGTCCTGACCAGGCTGGCGCCCGACGGCGCCACCGAAATCCCGCCCGGTGCCGAGATCGTGCACTGCGAGGGGCAGAGCATCCTGCCGGGATTGATCGATTCCCACACCCATGTCGAACGCGACATTCCCGACGTCCTGGGCGCCTTCCTGCGCGACGGGGTGACCAGCATCGGCAACACGGGCAGCGGTCCGCAGCTGGTCCCGCAGCTGCGGGCCGCCGGACGCGAACCGGGCGCCGCCCGGACGTTCCTGGCCGGGCCGGCGATCACCGCGCCCGGCGGCTACCCGGTGATCCGCGGCGACGGCTCGGCGGCGCGCGGCGTCGACTCGCTCCCGCAGGCGGTCGCCGCCGTGGACGAACTGGCTGCACTGGGCGTGGACTTCATCAAGATCACCCAGGAGCCGTTCGACTTCGACTTCCGCCACCCCGGGCATCTCCCGGTGCTGGAGCCCGAGTTGATCAAGGCGGTGGCCCGGCGCGCCGCCGAGCACGGTCTGCCGGTGCGCTCGCACGTGCACCACGCCGACCAGCTGGAGGTGGCGCTGGCCGCCGGGGTGACCAGCGTCGAGCACCTGCTCTTCCCGCTGCCGCCGGACGTCGGCCATGTCGAGCTCCAGCGCACCGGCGCCCTGCACCTGAGCGCGCTGCCCGATCTCGCCCGGCAGCTGGACGCGATGGTCGAGCAGGGCATCTACCTGGTGCCGACCATCGGCAACGAACTGGCCGGCATCCGGATGGGTCTGCCGGAGCTGGGCGAGGCAGCCCTGCGCGAGATCGAGGCGTTCATGGTCGCGGTGCTCGCCCGCTTCGTCGCCGCCGGCGGCACCGTGGCACTCGGCAGCGACTGGGTCGGCCTGCCCGGGGTGCCGCCCGGGCTGCCGCGCGGCGAGCTGCGGTACCTGCTGGCCGCCGGCCTGTCCCCGCTCCAGGTGATCGAGTCCGCCACCCGGCACGCCGCCGCGGTCTGCGGGCAGCGCGAGACCCTCGGCGTGCTGGCCCCCGGAAGGCGGGCCGACCTGCTCGTGGTCGGCGGCGATCCGAGCACCGACCTCGCGGCGCTGGACGACCTGCGGCTGATCGTCAAGGACGGCCGTATCGTCCACCGCGCCGGCGCCCCCGAGGTGCCGCGCCAGGCCGCCTCCGCCGACCACGCCGCCCCATTCCGGCCGGCCGGCTGA
- a CDS encoding cytochrome P450 has product MTAPAALPPFTLAGWPAERIADPYPLYRSYREAATVHRVPGEGSGPDSYYVFGYAPAARALSSPRLGRRIPGGNTPLTHRAIADTAVREMVEDWLVFLDPPRHTRLRAILSREFTPRMVAGLRPRLAAIARHLLMNRQELDLVEDFAAPFPVLVISELLGLPAGDGSWLRAASLRLQQGSSSRAGQAPEGAAQADAAARELTWYFREQIGSRRARPGRDLISLLLGHEGLAETEIAATCVHLLTAGHETTTHLISKSVLALLRNPELLAHLRADPALLAEAVEELARYDPPVQAVTRWAQRDERLGDHLVPRGSKVTVLLGAANRDPGQFADPDTPRLHRRQIGPQLAFGLGIHYCLGAALARAEVELALAELLGRLAGAQLLEQPVRYAQDLLFHGPERLPLRW; this is encoded by the coding sequence GTGACGGCCCCCGCGGCGCTGCCCCCCTTCACGCTGGCCGGCTGGCCGGCCGAGCGGATAGCCGATCCCTACCCGCTCTACCGCAGCTATCGCGAGGCCGCCACCGTGCACCGGGTGCCGGGGGAGGGGAGCGGACCGGACAGCTACTACGTCTTCGGGTACGCCCCGGCCGCCCGCGCACTGAGCAGTCCCCGGCTGGGCCGCCGGATCCCCGGCGGCAACACCCCGCTCACCCACCGGGCGATCGCGGACACGGCCGTGCGGGAGATGGTGGAGGACTGGCTGGTCTTCCTGGACCCGCCCCGCCACACCAGGCTGCGCGCCATCCTCAGCCGGGAGTTCACCCCGCGGATGGTGGCCGGCCTGCGGCCCAGACTGGCGGCGATCGCACGCCATCTGCTGATGAACCGTCAAGAACTCGACCTGGTCGAGGACTTCGCCGCACCCTTCCCGGTGCTGGTGATCTCCGAGCTGCTCGGGCTGCCCGCCGGGGACGGCAGCTGGCTGCGCGCCGCCTCGCTGCGCCTCCAGCAGGGCAGCAGCTCGCGGGCCGGACAGGCGCCCGAGGGGGCGGCGCAGGCCGACGCCGCCGCCCGGGAGCTGACCTGGTACTTCCGCGAGCAGATCGGCTCGCGGCGAGCGCGGCCGGGGCGCGACCTGATCAGCCTGCTGCTCGGCCACGAGGGCCTGGCCGAGACGGAGATCGCCGCCACCTGCGTCCACCTGCTGACGGCCGGGCACGAGACCACCACCCACCTGATCAGCAAGTCGGTGCTGGCGCTGCTGCGGAACCCGGAGCTGCTGGCCCACCTGCGGGCCGACCCCGCGCTGCTGGCGGAGGCGGTGGAGGAACTGGCCCGCTACGACCCGCCGGTCCAGGCCGTCACCCGCTGGGCGCAGCGCGACGAGCGGCTCGGGGACCACCTGGTGCCGCGCGGCTCCAAGGTCACCGTGCTGCTCGGTGCGGCCAACCGCGATCCGGGCCAGTTCGCCGATCCGGACACGCCACGCCTGCACCGCCGCCAGATCGGACCGCAACTCGCCTTCGGCCTCGGCATCCACTACTGCCTGGGCGCAGCGCTGGCGCGCGCGGAGGTGGAGCTGGCGCTGGCCGAGCTGCTGGGGCGGCTGGCCGGCGCGCAGCTGCTGGAGCAGCCGGTGCGCTACGCCCAGGACCTGCTCTTCCACGGGCCGGAGCGGCTGCCGCTGCGCTGGTGA